The following proteins come from a genomic window of Proteiniphilum propionicum:
- a CDS encoding transaldolase family protein, giving the protein MIYLADTANINEIKDLFTHFPIEGVTTNPTILAHENEPLSKIIPKIQECIGDKMIHVQTISEKADDILREAKCYKDYFQFDNNYFVKIPVTKEGFRAIQMVKEAGMYVTATAIFTQQQALIAAKAGADFVAPYVNRLDNISSHGIDVVADIVNTFKLYGFSCKVLGASFKNVDQIYRVSMVGCHAVTASYNVLEAILKHPMTDKGVMEFERDGSHLYDVKF; this is encoded by the coding sequence ATGATATATTTAGCAGATACAGCAAATATAAATGAAATAAAAGATTTGTTCACGCACTTTCCAATAGAGGGTGTAACTACAAATCCGACTATTCTGGCTCATGAAAATGAACCTTTATCAAAAATTATTCCTAAAATTCAGGAATGTATAGGCGATAAAATGATTCACGTACAAACAATAAGTGAAAAAGCGGATGATATTTTACGTGAAGCTAAGTGCTATAAAGATTATTTTCAATTCGATAATAATTATTTTGTTAAAATCCCTGTAACTAAAGAAGGTTTTAGAGCAATACAAATGGTAAAAGAGGCGGGAATGTATGTTACGGCAACCGCAATTTTTACCCAGCAACAAGCATTAATTGCGGCAAAAGCAGGTGCTGACTTTGTTGCACCGTATGTCAATCGTCTCGATAATATTTCCTCTCATGGTATTGATGTTGTGGCTGATATTGTAAATACATTCAAATTATACGGATTTTCTTGCAAAGTGTTAGGAGCTAGTTTTAAAAATGTTGATCAGATATATCGCGTAAGTATGGTTGGTTGCCATGCCGTAACTGCATCATATAATGTGTTAGAAGCTATTCTGAAGCATCCGATGACCGACAAGGGGGTAATGGAATTTGAGCGAGATGGCTCACATTTGTATGATGTGAAGTTTTGA
- a CDS encoding D-lyxose/D-mannose family sugar isomerase: protein MKRSEINNAIDFAIEFYKQHSFKLPSWAYLTPEEWKTKGKEYEEIRLAQLGWDITDFGKGRFKEEGLTLFTLRNGYPSRVPYKTYCEKIMIVGEKQVTPMHFHWKKMEDIINRGGGDLCIQLWKADKQTEEKTNERFSLLIDGVRKTFNAGDVFSLKPGDSICLEPYVYHAFWAEGGPALVGEVSTVNDDSNDNRFYESLGRYPEIMEDEPMHFCLCNEYGR, encoded by the coding sequence ATGAAACGAAGTGAAATTAACAATGCCATTGACTTTGCGATTGAATTTTATAAACAGCATTCATTCAAATTGCCTTCATGGGCATACCTTACTCCGGAAGAGTGGAAGACCAAAGGTAAAGAGTATGAAGAGATACGGTTGGCACAATTGGGTTGGGATATTACCGATTTCGGGAAAGGACGCTTTAAAGAAGAAGGGTTGACTTTATTTACCCTTCGTAACGGCTACCCTTCGCGTGTGCCTTATAAAACATACTGTGAGAAAATAATGATTGTTGGAGAAAAGCAGGTCACTCCCATGCATTTTCACTGGAAAAAGATGGAAGATATTATTAACCGGGGTGGGGGAGATCTTTGCATTCAACTATGGAAAGCCGATAAGCAAACGGAAGAAAAAACCAATGAGCGATTTTCTTTATTAATAGACGGTGTGAGGAAAACATTTAATGCTGGTGATGTTTTTAGCCTGAAACCGGGTGACAGTATCTGCCTTGAACCGTATGTGTATCATGCTTTCTGGGCGGAAGGCGGACCGGCACTTGTGGGTGAAGTCTCGACGGTAAACGATGATAGTAATGATAATCGTTTTTATGAATCACTTGGGCGCTATCCGGAAATCATGGAAGATGAACCCATGCATTTTTGTCTGTGTAATGAGTATGGAAGATAA
- a CDS encoding IS1096 element passenger TnpR family protein encodes MIFKFLILSDEADNFKREIKIDADATFLDFYHVILNCTGFSNKEMASFFLCDNKWRKLQEITLVEMDTYSDEDSYIMEKCILSDYLEDEKQKLMYVFDYLTERALYIELSEIIPGKNLDKAICSLSVGEAPKQLLNIEEIKTDGVLLDTGESFYGDENFDIDELDREGFEGLDDISVDTGESDIF; translated from the coding sequence ATGATATTCAAATTTCTAATTCTTTCCGATGAAGCAGATAACTTCAAAAGGGAAATCAAAATTGATGCCGATGCCACTTTTTTGGATTTCTACCATGTTATTTTAAACTGCACCGGTTTCAGCAATAAGGAAATGGCATCGTTCTTCTTATGTGACAACAAGTGGCGTAAGCTGCAGGAAATCACGCTGGTAGAAATGGATACATATTCTGATGAGGACTCCTATATAATGGAGAAATGCATTTTGAGCGACTATCTTGAAGATGAAAAGCAAAAGCTGATGTACGTTTTCGATTATCTCACCGAACGCGCACTATATATTGAATTATCAGAAATAATTCCCGGAAAAAACCTTGATAAAGCAATCTGTTCACTTTCCGTTGGCGAAGCACCCAAACAGCTATTGAATATTGAAGAAATAAAAACCGATGGCGTTTTATTGGATACCGGCGAATCGTTCTACGGTGATGAAAATTTCGATATTGATGAATTGGACAGAGAGGGATTTGAAGGATTGGATGATATCTCTGTTGATACAGGCGAAAGTGATATCTTTTGA
- a CDS encoding carbohydrate kinase family protein has product MQRNGIISAGNWVIDHIKMIDTWPGKGNLANIKLVAGRALGGCAHNVLVNLARLQTDIPLWAGGIVGNDDNGRYIMDEIAKYNIDNRYMSIRDGVTTSFTDVMSEMHSGARTFFHYRGSNALLDYSDLEKMESSAKIFHLGYLLLLDKLDSFDEKYGTVGAKVLHMLKSKGYEISIDVVSEQGERFRSVVIPSLKYVDYLICNEIEAGACTDIALRKKDTLCRENLSKVAEDLFNQGVNKMVVIHFPEGGYVMQKDGQQLFVPAFKVSQAEIKSTVGAGDAFCAGALYAIHEGFSLHEMLLLANANARFNLLSENSTGGAVPLFELQKYIKTD; this is encoded by the coding sequence ATGCAACGCAACGGAATCATTTCAGCAGGGAATTGGGTCATCGACCATATTAAAATGATCGATACCTGGCCGGGAAAAGGCAATCTGGCCAATATCAAACTTGTAGCCGGGAGAGCTTTAGGTGGATGTGCGCATAACGTGCTCGTCAATCTGGCAAGGTTGCAAACAGATATACCTTTATGGGCAGGGGGAATAGTTGGTAATGACGACAACGGCAGATATATTATGGATGAGATTGCTAAATACAATATAGATAATCGGTATATGTCAATACGTGACGGAGTTACAACCTCTTTTACTGATGTGATGTCGGAAATGCATAGCGGGGCACGAACATTTTTTCATTACAGGGGATCAAACGCGCTGTTGGATTATTCCGACCTTGAAAAAATGGAATCGTCGGCAAAAATCTTCCATTTGGGGTATCTGTTGTTATTGGATAAATTGGACTCATTCGATGAAAAGTATGGTACCGTGGGGGCAAAAGTCTTGCATATGCTAAAATCAAAGGGATACGAAATATCCATTGATGTTGTATCGGAGCAAGGCGAACGATTTCGGAGTGTGGTCATACCAAGTTTAAAGTATGTAGATTATCTTATCTGTAATGAGATAGAAGCCGGTGCCTGTACGGATATAGCACTTCGGAAAAAGGATACGCTTTGCCGGGAAAACCTGTCTAAAGTTGCTGAAGATCTTTTCAACCAGGGAGTAAATAAGATGGTCGTGATCCATTTTCCTGAGGGAGGGTATGTTATGCAAAAAGACGGACAACAACTATTTGTGCCGGCGTTTAAAGTCTCCCAAGCCGAGATAAAAAGTACGGTAGGCGCCGGTGATGCCTTCTGTGCCGGTGCATTGTATGCTATTCATGAAGGGTTCTCACTGCATGAAATGCTTCTATTGGCCAATGCGAATGCGAGGTTTAACCTGCTGAGCGAAAACAGTACGGGAGGAGCGGTTCCGTTATTCGAATTACAGAAATACATAAAAACAGATTGA
- a CDS encoding type II toxin-antitoxin system mRNA interferase toxin, RelE/StbE family translates to MTIEKIVKTKLLPLVGNYKGCWKYHIEGDFLLIWIDENSDVIKLIRLGSHSELFKP, encoded by the coding sequence ATGACAATTGAAAAAATTGTAAAAACTAAACTTCTCCCTTTGGTCGGAAATTACAAGGGATGTTGGAAATACCATATCGAGGGTGATTTTCTTTTAATTTGGATAGACGAAAACAGTGATGTGATCAAATTGATACGATTGGGTAGTCATTCTGAATTATTTAAACCTTAG
- a CDS encoding polysaccharide deacetylase family protein, producing the protein MQFNHVYYPQGGITKAVLISKNKKIEEGGIVRGNTFKKQLSLVFTGHEYADGAETILQALEKNGVKGSFFLTGEFYRKYSVIARKLGEEGHYMGPHSDKHLLYADWNKRDSTLVTRRQFEKDLNDNYKAMRKIGLKIQSPRYFMPPYEWYNREISYWAKAKGVQIVNFTPGTTSNADYTTPDMKNYRSSETIYYNILEYEEKDGLNGFVLLIHIGTDPKRTDKLYDLLDDLIKELKKREYRLLRIDELLKG; encoded by the coding sequence ATGCAATTTAACCACGTTTATTATCCTCAAGGGGGTATTACGAAGGCTGTCCTGATAAGCAAAAATAAAAAAATTGAAGAGGGAGGCATAGTGCGTGGGAATACATTCAAAAAGCAGCTCTCGCTGGTTTTTACAGGACACGAATATGCCGATGGTGCCGAAACCATTCTGCAAGCATTAGAAAAAAATGGAGTGAAAGGTTCATTTTTTCTCACAGGTGAGTTTTATCGCAAATATTCTGTCATAGCACGAAAACTAGGAGAGGAGGGCCATTATATGGGCCCACACTCCGATAAACACTTGCTATATGCCGACTGGAATAAGCGCGACTCAACACTTGTGACCCGCCGGCAGTTTGAAAAAGATCTGAATGATAACTATAAAGCAATGCGGAAAATTGGTTTGAAAATTCAGTCGCCCCGCTATTTTATGCCACCTTATGAATGGTATAACCGGGAGATCAGTTATTGGGCAAAAGCGAAGGGAGTACAGATAGTAAATTTTACACCTGGAACTACATCAAATGCCGATTACACCACTCCCGATATGAAGAACTACCGTTCTTCGGAAACAATTTATTACAATATTTTAGAATATGAAGAGAAAGATGGATTGAATGGTTTTGTACTTTTAATTCATATTGGAACCGATCCGAAGCGTACCGATAAGCTGTATGATTTATTGGATGATCTGATAAAAGAGTTAAAAAAAAGAGAATACCGGTTGTTAAGGATTGATGAACTGCTGAAAGGGTAG
- a CDS encoding M16 family metallopeptidase, translating into MTVQTHILPNGFRIIHKAFSSEISYCGIVVNTGARDEYPEEYGMAHFVEHMLFKGTAKRRAHHISNRMENVGGELNAYTTKEETFIYSTFLHEYFPRAVELLSDLIFHSEFSSHQIDREREVIIDEINSYYDSPSELIYDDFENMMFTGHDIGHYILGDPDSLRNFNRDSIVSFVQRQYHPSEMLFFSFGKTPFTKIIRLVEKYFSVPQSFCPVKERFAPALFSPHKRVLNKNTSQSHVMLGCNTFDMYHPQKQALYLLNNILGGGSMNSRLNNMLRERYGMAYNVESNVTFYTDTGLFAIYFTSDLKNKDKCISLINKEIDKVKEIELTPMQLSLAKRQWKGQLGIASESRENNALTMAKYYLHFNRYISLDELFSEIDAITSKQIKDVANKIFSFPMFELRYL; encoded by the coding sequence ATGACAGTACAGACACATATATTACCAAACGGTTTTCGAATTATTCACAAAGCTTTTTCCTCCGAAATATCTTATTGTGGGATAGTGGTGAATACAGGCGCCCGTGATGAATATCCAGAAGAGTATGGTATGGCTCATTTCGTAGAACACATGCTGTTCAAGGGTACGGCAAAACGCAGGGCACACCATATTTCCAATAGAATGGAGAATGTTGGAGGAGAGCTGAATGCCTATACTACAAAGGAGGAGACATTTATTTATTCTACTTTTCTGCATGAATATTTTCCAAGGGCAGTGGAATTACTGAGCGACCTGATATTTCATTCCGAGTTCTCTTCGCATCAGATTGACAGGGAGAGGGAGGTTATTATCGATGAGATAAACTCTTATTACGACTCACCATCGGAGCTTATCTATGACGATTTTGAGAATATGATGTTCACCGGACACGATATCGGACACTATATATTAGGGGATCCTGATTCGTTGAGAAATTTTAACAGGGATAGTATTGTTAGTTTTGTGCAAAGGCAATATCACCCTTCAGAGATGTTGTTTTTTTCTTTTGGTAAAACACCTTTTACAAAAATAATACGGCTGGTGGAAAAATATTTTTCAGTTCCCCAGTCCTTTTGCCCTGTCAAAGAAAGGTTTGCACCTGCTCTTTTTTCACCACATAAGCGTGTTCTAAATAAAAACACATCACAGTCACATGTTATGTTGGGATGTAATACGTTTGATATGTATCATCCACAAAAACAGGCTCTCTACCTGCTCAATAATATTCTGGGTGGCGGAAGTATGAACAGTCGTCTTAACAATATGCTCAGAGAGAGATACGGCATGGCTTATAATGTTGAGTCCAATGTCACTTTTTATACCGATACTGGACTATTTGCCATATATTTCACAAGTGACCTCAAAAATAAGGATAAGTGCATTAGTCTTATTAATAAAGAGATAGATAAAGTAAAAGAGATCGAGTTAACACCTATGCAGCTGTCGCTGGCTAAGCGACAGTGGAAAGGGCAATTGGGAATTGCATCTGAAAGCAGAGAAAATAATGCTTTGACCATGGCAAAATACTATTTGCATTTTAACCGTTATATCTCGTTGGATGAACTGTTTTCCGAAATAGACGCAATAACCTCCAAACAGATAAAGGATGTTGCAAATAAAATTTTCTCATTTCCCATGTTTGAACTGCGATATTTATAG
- a CDS encoding NAD(P)-dependent oxidoreductase gives MKKVLIAYRLKPEGLKMLEGKYKVTLPENKSYFTKDEVMELIPDYEVLVPNFSFYTGKDILDKAVKLELISNFGVGYNNIDVEYATAKGVTVTNIPNSTREPTAEFAFGLLLAAGRRIGYYDRKLRLPEGVNWGIYAESGQSVYGKTLGIIGMGRIGQSLARRAVASGMEIIYHNRNRLNESLEKQYNARYFTFEELLRTADYISLNAPYTPETYHMIGEKQLNMMKSTAIFINTARGGMVDEKALAKALREKKIWAAALDVFEYEPHIIPELVELDNVVLAPHAGTKTIEDRINMSIEMSQNIVGFYEGTYPVSRVN, from the coding sequence ATGAAGAAAGTTTTGATAGCTTATCGTTTAAAACCGGAAGGATTAAAAATGCTGGAGGGAAAATATAAGGTTACGCTTCCTGAAAATAAATCCTATTTTACAAAAGATGAAGTTATGGAGTTGATTCCCGATTACGAGGTTCTTGTCCCTAATTTCAGCTTTTATACCGGCAAAGATATATTGGATAAGGCCGTGAAGCTGGAACTGATTTCCAATTTTGGTGTTGGGTATAACAATATTGATGTAGAGTATGCGACAGCGAAAGGGGTTACAGTTACAAATATCCCTAATTCAACACGGGAACCTACGGCAGAGTTTGCTTTCGGGCTTCTCCTGGCTGCAGGCCGACGTATAGGGTATTATGATCGCAAGTTGCGTTTACCAGAAGGCGTTAACTGGGGTATATATGCCGAAAGTGGACAGTCTGTGTATGGTAAAACTTTGGGTATTATAGGAATGGGACGTATAGGACAGTCACTTGCCAGGCGTGCAGTGGCATCGGGGATGGAGATAATCTACCATAATAGGAACAGATTGAATGAATCTCTTGAAAAGCAGTACAATGCCCGTTATTTTACTTTTGAGGAGCTGCTTAGGACAGCTGATTACATTTCACTTAATGCTCCCTACACTCCTGAAACATATCATATGATAGGCGAAAAACAACTGAACATGATGAAATCTACAGCCATATTCATTAATACGGCCCGGGGGGGTATGGTGGACGAAAAGGCTTTGGCTAAGGCGCTTAGAGAAAAAAAGATATGGGCCGCAGCACTTGATGTTTTTGAATACGAACCGCATATTATTCCCGAACTGGTTGAGCTTGACAATGTAGTGTTAGCTCCGCATGCCGGCACAAAGACCATCGAAGACCGTATAAATATGTCAATTGAAATGTCACAAAATATTGTGGGATTTTATGAAGGTACTTATCCGGTGTCACGGGTCAACTGA
- a CDS encoding glycoside hydrolase domain-containing protein, whose amino-acid sequence MPRYSREQPFILKTVKKVIDAPSNNAENRYIDRVILNGKNHTKSWLDHTTLMKRCDD is encoded by the coding sequence GTGCCACGTTATTCAAGAGAGCAACCATTCATCTTGAAAACGGTAAAAAAAGTGATTGATGCCCCTAGCAATAATGCAGAAAATCGTTATATCGATAGGGTAATCCTGAACGGTAAGAATCATACCAAAAGCTGGTTGGACCACACAACCCTTATGAAGCGGTGCGATGATTGA
- the miaA gene encoding tRNA (adenosine(37)-N6)-dimethylallyltransferase MiaA gives MNTLLVLLGPTGVGKTEWSLRIAEEIKSPIISADSRQLYRGMTIGTAAPTELQRKRVPHYFVGVLSPEEYYSASEYEQDAMALLSELYKQHQVVIMTGGSMMYIDAVCKGIDNIPSIDIRLRKDVQELYRKEGLDPIRRQLKILDPAFYDEVDLKNPKRVIHALEVCLMAGRPYSSLRTNPRKKRPFSIVKIGFTRDRQELYERINNRVNQMIKEGLVDEARHFYPHRYLNSLNTVGYKELFDYFDGNCTLDFSIEKIKQHSRNYARKQMTWFKKDPEINWINLSEENRDVINEIKDILKLDC, from the coding sequence ATGAATACCCTTCTCGTGCTGCTTGGTCCCACAGGTGTTGGAAAAACCGAATGGAGCCTGCGCATCGCCGAAGAGATAAAAAGTCCCATCATATCAGCCGATTCACGGCAGCTATACCGGGGAATGACCATTGGAACAGCTGCTCCTACAGAATTACAACGTAAACGTGTACCACACTATTTCGTGGGAGTACTTTCACCTGAAGAATATTACAGCGCCAGTGAATATGAACAGGATGCCATGGCTCTGCTAAGTGAACTTTACAAGCAACATCAGGTTGTAATTATGACGGGGGGTTCTATGATGTATATCGATGCGGTGTGTAAAGGTATTGATAATATACCCTCTATTGATATCAGGTTGCGAAAAGATGTTCAGGAGCTCTACCGTAAAGAGGGGCTCGATCCTATTCGCCGGCAATTGAAAATTCTGGACCCTGCATTTTATGATGAAGTGGATCTGAAAAACCCCAAGAGGGTCATTCATGCATTGGAGGTGTGCCTGATGGCCGGGAGACCTTACTCTTCCCTACGTACTAACCCTAGAAAAAAGCGTCCTTTTAGTATAGTGAAGATAGGATTTACCCGCGACCGGCAAGAGCTGTATGAACGTATCAATAATCGTGTTAATCAGATGATAAAAGAGGGACTGGTTGACGAAGCTCGTCACTTTTATCCGCACCGTTATTTAAACTCACTTAACACTGTTGGTTACAAAGAACTTTTCGATTACTTCGACGGTAACTGCACGCTCGATTTTTCTATAGAGAAAATTAAACAACACTCCCGAAACTATGCCCGCAAGCAGATGACTTGGTTTAAGAAAGACCCGGAGATAAATTGGATAAACCTGTCAGAAGAAAATAGAGATGTGATAAATGAGATTAAGGATATTTTGAAATTAGATTGTTGA
- a CDS encoding porin family protein — protein MKKIRFVAVVSMLAIATAVSAQVSLGVKGGVNMSNFWGEELNSKNAKFGFNIGLAAEYEFAPAMAIQSGLFFTTKGTKIDYDFPIIGEVDGTVNSLNLQIPVHYAYKTDITPGTRMVFHGGPYVAYGVGGKISSGGVDLADTFGDDGLLKPFDAGLGLGVGAEFGPFLVDLGWDMGLLKIANYSNGDVKNQNAYLSVGYKF, from the coding sequence ATGAAAAAAATTAGATTTGTAGCAGTTGTATCCATGCTTGCAATTGCAACGGCTGTCAGCGCACAAGTAAGTCTCGGAGTAAAAGGTGGCGTGAATATGTCCAATTTCTGGGGTGAAGAACTGAACAGTAAAAATGCTAAGTTCGGGTTTAATATTGGTTTAGCTGCCGAGTATGAATTTGCTCCTGCAATGGCAATTCAGTCCGGGCTTTTTTTTACAACCAAAGGCACAAAAATTGATTATGATTTTCCAATCATCGGAGAAGTGGACGGCACAGTTAATTCGTTGAATTTGCAGATCCCTGTCCATTATGCCTATAAGACTGATATTACCCCGGGAACACGTATGGTATTTCATGGCGGCCCTTATGTAGCTTATGGTGTAGGAGGTAAAATTTCAAGTGGTGGTGTTGACCTGGCCGATACTTTTGGCGATGATGGATTACTTAAACCATTTGATGCCGGGTTAGGACTCGGTGTAGGTGCAGAATTTGGGCCTTTCCTTGTTGATCTCGGATGGGATATGGGATTGCTTAAGATTGCCAATTATTCCAATGGCGATGTAAAAAACCAAAACGCATATCTCTCTGTAGGATATAAGTTTTAA
- a CDS encoding mannitol dehydrogenase family protein — protein MTKSPKLVLFGAGKIGRSFIGQLFSRSGYEVVFIDIDQNIVDALNQKHSYKVIICDTSPEIIVVDNVRGVQGQDEEKVICEIISADIIAVSIGKNGLKHIVPTLARGLLARENVCPGRKIDIVLAENMRNADVFMRDELAKVLPESYPLNKYVGLVETSIGKMVPFTVNHQDNDILSVYAEAYNTLIVNKEAFKNPIPVITGMQAKENMKAWVDRKLFIHNFGHAATAYLGYRFHPEQTFLWEVLEDGRIMAFVHEAMQQSAGALQYEYPGVFSTRHLDEHIDDLLRRFSNQLLEDTVFRVGCDLPRKLSFDDRIVTPLMSAYNNGLPYDRIGKVLESALRFKATDINGKMYPPDIEFHKELKEHGVFNTLEKICGLTEGEAMLFLNQINKTNEYE, from the coding sequence ATGACCAAATCTCCAAAATTGGTTTTATTCGGTGCCGGAAAAATTGGGCGCTCATTTATTGGTCAACTGTTCAGCCGTTCCGGATATGAAGTTGTTTTTATTGATATAGACCAAAACATTGTCGATGCTTTAAATCAGAAACATTCTTACAAAGTCATTATCTGTGATACGAGTCCGGAAATAATTGTTGTAGATAATGTACGGGGTGTACAGGGCCAGGATGAGGAAAAGGTCATCTGTGAGATTATCTCTGCAGATATCATTGCCGTATCTATCGGAAAGAACGGATTGAAACATATCGTTCCCACGCTGGCACGCGGATTGCTGGCACGCGAAAACGTATGTCCGGGACGAAAGATTGATATCGTCCTGGCAGAAAATATGCGGAACGCGGATGTATTTATGCGTGATGAGTTGGCGAAAGTTCTGCCGGAAAGCTATCCTTTGAACAAATATGTGGGACTTGTGGAAACAAGTATCGGGAAAATGGTGCCTTTCACTGTTAATCACCAGGATAATGACATCCTTTCTGTTTATGCAGAGGCTTACAACACACTTATCGTAAACAAGGAAGCATTTAAAAATCCCATACCCGTTATTACTGGAATGCAAGCGAAAGAGAACATGAAAGCCTGGGTCGATCGCAAACTGTTCATTCACAATTTTGGGCATGCTGCGACTGCCTATCTCGGATATAGATTTCACCCCGAACAGACTTTTTTATGGGAGGTGCTTGAAGATGGGAGGATAATGGCTTTCGTACATGAAGCAATGCAGCAGAGTGCTGGAGCTCTACAATATGAATATCCCGGTGTGTTTTCAACCCGCCACCTGGATGAGCATATTGATGATTTGCTTCGTCGTTTTTCAAATCAACTTTTGGAAGATACGGTGTTTCGGGTTGGTTGCGATCTGCCTCGTAAGCTATCATTCGACGATAGGATTGTTACACCACTAATGTCGGCGTATAATAACGGACTGCCGTATGACAGGATAGGGAAGGTTCTGGAATCGGCATTGAGATTCAAGGCAACAGATATCAACGGTAAGATGTATCCCCCGGATATCGAGTTTCACAAGGAATTGAAAGAGCACGGGGTTTTTAATACTCTTGAGAAAATATGCGGATTGACAGAGGGCGAAGCAATGCTGTTTTTAAACCAGATCAATAAGACAAACGAATATGAGTAA
- a CDS encoding DNA alkylation repair protein: MTAENIKRQLLALGNPKKAEHSKYFFKTGEGQYGEGDKFIGCTVPETRYVAKVHKNMSFAELEKLLNDELHECRLCALLILVEQYKKAGELKRNEIVDFYLAHTSCVNNWDLVDLSCYQIVGEWLKNKKDRSLLYCLADSGLLWNQRIAVVSTMAFIRDNDFGDTLQLSEKFLYHNHDLIHKACGWMLRETGKRDESVLTGFLDKYYKKMPRTMLRYAIERLSSGHKKKYMQRA; the protein is encoded by the coding sequence ATGACGGCAGAAAATATAAAAAGACAGCTCCTTGCTTTGGGAAATCCCAAAAAAGCAGAACATTCTAAGTATTTCTTCAAGACAGGAGAGGGGCAATACGGGGAAGGAGATAAATTTATCGGATGTACAGTTCCGGAAACACGTTATGTGGCTAAAGTACATAAAAATATGTCATTCGCGGAGTTGGAAAAACTGCTGAACGATGAATTACATGAGTGTCGTTTATGTGCATTGCTAATACTTGTTGAGCAGTATAAAAAGGCTGGTGAGCTGAAACGAAATGAGATCGTTGATTTTTATCTTGCACATACATCGTGCGTAAATAACTGGGATCTTGTGGATTTGTCGTGTTACCAAATAGTGGGCGAATGGTTGAAGAATAAGAAAGACCGCTCTCTTTTATATTGCCTGGCAGATAGCGGCCTTTTATGGAATCAGCGTATAGCTGTTGTTTCCACCATGGCGTTTATCAGGGATAACGATTTCGGGGATACATTGCAGCTGTCTGAGAAGTTTTTGTATCACAACCACGACCTGATACATAAAGCATGCGGCTGGATGCTACGAGAGACAGGCAAACGCGATGAATCGGTGCTTACAGGATTTCTCGACAAATACTATAAGAAAATGCCACGCACTATGCTGCGTTATGCTATTGAAAGACTCTCTTCAGGGCATAAAAAAAAGTATATGCAGAGAGCATAG